Proteins from a genomic interval of Piscinibacter sp. HJYY11:
- a CDS encoding PepSY domain-containing protein has product MKRHLLIATLALIATGAARAHGDVKCTTPKAEWRGQMELQSKLVNEGWKVRKVKVENGCYEVYGFDPKGQKAEAFFDPKTFEPVLPAGQAAAK; this is encoded by the coding sequence ATGAAGCGCCACCTCCTCATCGCCACCCTCGCCCTCATCGCCACCGGCGCCGCCCGGGCCCACGGCGACGTGAAGTGCACCACCCCCAAGGCCGAATGGCGCGGCCAGATGGAGCTGCAGTCCAAGCTCGTCAACGAGGGCTGGAAGGTGCGCAAGGTCAAGGTCGAGAACGGCTGCTACGAGGTCTACGGCTTCGACCCGAAGGGCCAGAAGGCCGAGGCCTTCTTCGACCCCAAGACCTTCGAGCCGGTGCTGCCGGCCGGCCAGGCCGCCGCCAAGTGA
- a CDS encoding dienelactone hydrolase family protein — MTGTPETHGDNTHADDPLDDFDRRPITLDGATKVVHVSGCGPSVIVMTEMPGISPHVARFARWVRDAGFTVYMPSLFGRDGAVPLAEEGKAVFQRACVSAEFRALAANVSSPVTQWLRSLARLAHQECGGPGVGAIGMCFTGNFALTMMLEPAVLAPVLCQPSLPLNDPAGLEISPDDLRAVNERLVRDDLTVMAYRFAGDKVCTAQRFAAYEQALGQRFVARVLPDSAAHPEPPPFFKRYVPTPHSVVTAHLIDEAGQPTIAARDEILAFFASRLAA; from the coding sequence ATGACAGGCACCCCCGAGACGCATGGAGACAACACGCACGCAGACGACCCGCTTGACGACTTCGACCGCCGCCCCATCACGCTCGACGGTGCGACGAAGGTGGTGCATGTGAGCGGCTGTGGGCCGTCGGTGATCGTGATGACCGAGATGCCCGGCATCAGCCCGCACGTGGCGCGCTTCGCGCGCTGGGTGCGCGACGCCGGCTTCACCGTCTACATGCCCTCGCTCTTTGGCCGCGATGGCGCGGTCCCGCTGGCCGAGGAGGGCAAGGCGGTGTTCCAGCGGGCCTGCGTCAGTGCCGAGTTCCGTGCGCTGGCGGCCAACGTGTCGAGCCCCGTGACGCAGTGGCTGAGGTCCCTGGCGCGCCTTGCGCATCAGGAATGTGGTGGCCCGGGTGTGGGCGCGATCGGCATGTGCTTCACCGGCAACTTCGCGCTCACGATGATGCTGGAGCCGGCGGTGCTTGCGCCGGTGCTGTGCCAGCCTTCGCTCCCCTTGAACGACCCCGCCGGGCTGGAGATCTCGCCCGACGACCTGCGCGCTGTGAACGAGCGCCTGGTGCGCGACGACCTGACGGTGATGGCCTATCGCTTCGCCGGCGACAAGGTGTGCACGGCGCAGCGGTTCGCCGCCTACGAGCAGGCGCTCGGCCAGCGCTTCGTCGCGCGTGTGCTGCCCGACAGCGCGGCCCACCCGGAGCCGCCGCCCTTCTTCAAGCGCTACGTGCCGACGCCGCACAGCGTGGTCACGGCACACCTGATCGACGAAGCGGGGCAGCCGACGATCGCGGCACGCGACGAGATCCTCGCGTTCTTCGCGTCGCGCCTCGCGGCATGA
- a CDS encoding SWIB/MDM2 domain-containing protein, with amino-acid sequence MATAKKAAKPAAKKAAPAKKAAAKKAAPAKKAAPAKKAAPAKKAAAKKAAPAKKAAKAPAKKRTPNAAFMKAMTPSAALAAIIGDKPVPRTEVTKKVWDYIKANKLQDAAKRTMINADAKLKEIFKKGQVSMFEMTKLINGHLK; translated from the coding sequence ATGGCAACTGCGAAGAAGGCTGCGAAACCCGCAGCAAAAAAGGCCGCTCCGGCCAAGAAGGCGGCAGCGAAGAAGGCCGCCCCGGCGAAGAAGGCGGCACCGGCCAAGAAGGCCGCTCCGGCGAAGAAGGCAGCCGCTAAGAAGGCTGCTCCCGCCAAGAAGGCCGCCAAGGCTCCGGCGAAGAAGCGCACCCCCAACGCCGCCTTCATGAAGGCGATGACCCCGAGCGCAGCACTGGCCGCCATCATTGGCGACAAGCCGGTTCCGCGCACCGAGGTCACGAAGAAGGTGTGGGACTACATCAAGGCGAACAAGCTGCAAGACGCAGCCAAGCGCACGATGATCAACGCTGACGCCAAGCTGAAGGAAATCTTCAAGAAGGGCCAAGTGTCGATGTTCGAGATGACCAAGCTGATCAACGGTCACCTCAAGTAA
- a CDS encoding VWA domain-containing protein, whose product MRTTPFPRRALWPAALMSLLLMACGATSAEREAWPPVWQDTPVWQPDDAPPTFSPPSATHCRRLPVMREVPGGGGVQQGRDARRHERDAYASRADGALAKRRESADASMAEEKAAAPAAPAVSSRNADASAGPSAPAFAPPPWPQPQSRPPLPRPHPPVVTAGMVDDNADFGEYLAYRQRHAGLPVRDRDISERYLLEVVDTNGQPVHDAEVAVQRPGVAQPVMWARTDTAGRVWLHPRAFMPYSGGDERTLGVAVRKGPMQSRALLMRGQSNAVQVRLGAVAAQPVRLDLVFLIDATGSMGDEIAKLKASMRAMAQQIAQLPGQPDICWGLVSYRDRGDAYLTRTHDFTDDLGTFQQQLASVQAHGGGDTPEALNEALHEAVHRMSWRQQAARMVVLVADAPPHLDYGGPQYDRDMQAALAKGIKLFAVGASGLDPVGEYIYRQMAQYTAGRFVFLTYRDAHNPGSGPGTQTPHDVKQYSVQTLDRLVVRLVSEELARLKRS is encoded by the coding sequence ATGCGCACGACCCCTTTTCCCCGCCGCGCACTGTGGCCGGCGGCGCTGATGAGCCTGTTGCTGATGGCCTGCGGCGCCACCTCGGCCGAGCGCGAGGCCTGGCCGCCGGTCTGGCAGGACACCCCCGTGTGGCAGCCCGACGATGCGCCGCCGACGTTCAGCCCGCCCTCGGCCACCCATTGCCGGCGCCTGCCGGTGATGCGCGAGGTGCCGGGTGGCGGTGGCGTGCAACAAGGCCGGGATGCGCGGCGGCATGAACGCGACGCGTATGCCTCGCGCGCCGACGGCGCACTCGCCAAGCGGCGTGAGTCGGCGGATGCCTCGATGGCGGAAGAGAAGGCCGCCGCCCCGGCCGCACCGGCCGTGTCGTCGCGCAACGCCGATGCCAGCGCAGGACCGTCGGCCCCCGCCTTCGCGCCCCCACCGTGGCCACAACCGCAGTCCCGGCCCCCGCTGCCGCGCCCCCACCCCCCGGTGGTGACCGCCGGCATGGTCGACGACAACGCCGACTTCGGCGAGTACCTCGCCTACCGCCAGCGCCATGCGGGCCTGCCGGTGCGCGACCGCGACATCAGCGAGCGCTACCTGCTTGAAGTCGTCGACACCAATGGCCAGCCGGTGCACGACGCCGAGGTCGCCGTGCAGCGCCCCGGCGTGGCGCAGCCGGTGATGTGGGCTCGCACCGACACCGCCGGCCGCGTGTGGCTGCACCCGCGCGCGTTCATGCCGTACAGCGGTGGTGACGAGCGCACGCTTGGCGTCGCCGTGCGCAAGGGCCCGATGCAAAGTCGCGCGCTGCTGATGCGAGGTCAGTCGAACGCGGTGCAGGTGCGCCTGGGTGCGGTGGCCGCACAGCCGGTGCGCCTCGACCTCGTCTTCCTCATCGACGCCACCGGCTCGATGGGCGACGAGATCGCCAAGCTCAAGGCCTCGATGCGTGCGATGGCGCAGCAGATCGCGCAGCTGCCCGGGCAGCCCGACATCTGCTGGGGCCTGGTGAGCTACCGCGACCGTGGCGACGCGTACCTCACGCGCACGCACGACTTCACCGACGACCTCGGCACCTTCCAGCAGCAACTCGCGAGCGTGCAGGCGCATGGTGGCGGCGACACGCCCGAGGCGCTGAACGAGGCGCTGCACGAAGCCGTGCACCGCATGAGCTGGCGCCAGCAGGCGGCGCGCATGGTGGTGCTGGTGGCCGATGCGCCGCCGCATCTCGACTACGGCGGCCCGCAGTACGACCGCGACATGCAGGCCGCGCTCGCCAAGGGCATCAAGCTCTTCGCGGTGGGCGCGAGCGGGCTCGACCCGGTCGGCGAATACATCTACCGCCAGATGGCGCAGTACACCGCGGGCCGTTTCGTCTTCCTCACCTACCGCGATGCGCACAACCCGGGCAGCGGCCCCGGCACGCAGACGCCTCACGACGTGAAGCAGTACTCGGTGCAGACGCTCGACCGCCTGGTCGTGCGCCTGGTGAGCGAGGAGCTCGCGCGGCTGAAGCGCAGCTGA
- a CDS encoding ATP-binding protein, with the protein MPPAPLPADESHRLARLHATGILDTAPEESFNALAQCAAELCGTPIAAITLLDAQREWIKAVHGWDDLPVREIPRAISFCNHTLVSEGVFEVHDAAHDVRFAHNPFVTGVPHIRGYAGAPLVLDGEVLGALCVIDSRPRTLSDAQRASLVQLARAASALLAAPRNTPPADDERLRLLDFARASGDWMWETDASLRYTWVSSTFEAVTGLSPASVRGQLLEDTPLLDGLGHPLGSDRRLHTLLQRRQPITRVITDKPTPRGVLQVSRSAVPVFDANGEFAGYRGTARDVSAHIAAERRTHAQGELLRKLSSQVPGVIFQLWMQRDGTPFYTYASDATRELFGAEPPRNGDGGDFDVVCRMLHPDDALEFVPSLLAASRALRPWHREFRIIRGGTVRWIEVRAVPERHAEGGTLWHGFCSDVTARKETELALRSSEERWGLAAEAAGIGIAEFDLDSGRMSFDARACANHGLRFPQADYRLNDWLAAIHPSDRYAVQARLEHALATGGMLEARYRQQRPDGSEAMLEIFARCTLGEAQRPIGMVGTCRDVTQQAAHEQLRHDKEAAERASRAKSEFLSRVSHELRTPLNGILGFAQLMAIDRVHPLEPDQARRLDSVMRAGRHLLELINDMLNLARIEQEDFSLERTPVNLAATLQTCFTLIQPVADSAGVRLAAPPRRAHWALADARAVEQVLLNLLSNAIKYNRPAGTVKVTLSRGDEHMFVAVTDEGEGLSEQQQARLFQPFNRLGAEQRRVEGTGLGLVIARQLAASMGGELKVASRPGKGSTFTLSLPAGTAPTGTRHRNDPRDPLPPEPTSAHRQVLYVEDEPLNVLLMQEVFKSRPQWDLHIATDGQGGLAAARAQHHDLLLIDMNLPDMNGLELIRALRADPRTSGLQCIALSADAMQAQIDAALAAGFDGYWTKPINVASMLEGLGQALEK; encoded by the coding sequence ATGCCGCCTGCGCCCCTGCCCGCTGACGAATCACACCGGCTGGCCAGGCTCCACGCGACGGGCATCCTCGACACTGCGCCCGAAGAAAGCTTCAACGCTCTCGCGCAGTGCGCCGCCGAGCTCTGCGGCACGCCGATCGCCGCGATCACCCTGCTCGACGCACAACGCGAATGGATCAAGGCCGTGCACGGCTGGGACGACCTGCCGGTGCGCGAGATTCCGCGCGCCATCTCCTTCTGCAACCACACGCTGGTGAGCGAGGGCGTGTTCGAGGTGCACGACGCGGCGCACGATGTCCGGTTTGCACACAACCCCTTCGTCACCGGCGTGCCGCACATCCGCGGTTATGCGGGCGCGCCGCTGGTGCTCGATGGCGAGGTGCTGGGCGCGCTGTGCGTGATCGATTCGCGCCCCCGCACCTTGAGCGATGCGCAGCGCGCAAGCCTGGTGCAACTGGCCCGTGCCGCGAGCGCGCTGCTCGCCGCACCGCGCAACACCCCCCCGGCCGACGACGAGCGGCTGCGCCTCCTCGACTTCGCCCGGGCCTCGGGCGACTGGATGTGGGAAACCGATGCCTCGCTGCGCTACACCTGGGTGTCGTCGACCTTCGAGGCCGTGACCGGCCTCTCCCCGGCATCGGTGCGCGGCCAGCTGCTCGAGGACACGCCCTTGCTCGATGGCCTGGGCCACCCGCTCGGGAGCGACCGCCGCCTGCACACGCTGCTTCAGCGGCGCCAGCCCATCACGCGCGTCATCACCGACAAGCCCACGCCGCGCGGCGTGCTGCAGGTGTCGCGCAGTGCGGTGCCGGTGTTCGACGCGAACGGCGAGTTCGCCGGCTACCGCGGCACGGCACGCGACGTGTCGGCGCACATCGCGGCCGAGCGGCGCACACACGCGCAAGGCGAGCTGCTGCGCAAGCTGTCGTCCCAGGTGCCGGGCGTGATCTTCCAGCTGTGGATGCAGCGCGACGGCACGCCCTTCTACACCTACGCGAGCGACGCCACGCGCGAGCTCTTCGGCGCCGAGCCGCCCCGCAACGGCGACGGCGGAGACTTCGACGTGGTGTGCCGCATGCTGCACCCGGACGATGCGCTCGAGTTCGTGCCGAGCCTGCTCGCCGCATCGCGTGCGCTGCGGCCCTGGCACCGCGAGTTCCGCATCATCCGAGGCGGCACGGTGCGATGGATCGAGGTGCGGGCGGTGCCCGAGCGCCATGCCGAGGGCGGCACGCTGTGGCACGGCTTCTGTTCCGACGTGACCGCGCGCAAGGAGACCGAGCTCGCCCTGCGCAGCAGCGAGGAGCGGTGGGGCCTGGCGGCCGAGGCGGCCGGCATCGGCATCGCCGAGTTCGACCTCGACAGTGGCCGCATGAGCTTCGACGCACGCGCCTGCGCCAACCACGGCCTCAGGTTCCCGCAGGCCGACTACCGGCTCAACGACTGGCTGGCCGCCATCCACCCGAGCGACCGCTACGCGGTGCAGGCGCGGCTGGAGCATGCGCTCGCGACCGGCGGCATGCTGGAAGCGCGCTACCGCCAGCAACGGCCCGACGGCAGCGAGGCGATGCTCGAGATCTTCGCCCGCTGCACGCTCGGCGAGGCGCAGCGACCGATCGGCATGGTCGGCACCTGCCGCGACGTGACGCAGCAGGCCGCCCACGAACAGCTGCGCCACGACAAGGAAGCCGCCGAGCGCGCCAGCCGCGCCAAGAGCGAATTCCTCTCGCGCGTGAGCCACGAATTGCGCACACCGCTCAACGGCATCCTGGGTTTCGCCCAGCTGATGGCCATCGACCGTGTGCACCCCCTCGAACCCGACCAGGCCCGCCGGCTCGACAGTGTGATGCGCGCCGGCCGGCACCTGCTCGAACTCATCAACGACATGCTCAATCTCGCGCGCATCGAGCAGGAAGACTTCTCGCTCGAGCGAACGCCGGTCAACCTGGCCGCCACGCTGCAGACCTGCTTCACGCTCATCCAGCCGGTGGCCGACAGCGCCGGCGTGCGCCTCGCGGCGCCCCCGCGCCGCGCCCACTGGGCACTGGCCGATGCACGCGCGGTGGAACAGGTGCTGCTCAACCTGCTGTCCAACGCCATCAAGTACAACCGGCCCGCCGGCACGGTGAAGGTCACGCTCTCGCGCGGCGACGAGCACATGTTCGTCGCCGTCACCGACGAAGGCGAGGGCCTCTCCGAGCAGCAGCAGGCGCGCCTCTTCCAGCCCTTCAACCGCCTGGGCGCGGAGCAGAGGCGAGTCGAAGGCACCGGCCTCGGCCTCGTGATCGCGCGGCAGCTGGCGGCATCGATGGGGGGCGAATTGAAGGTGGCGAGCCGCCCCGGCAAGGGCTCGACCTTCACGCTGAGCCTGCCCGCCGGCACCGCGCCCACCGGCACCCGCCACCGCAACGATCCGCGCGACCCGCTGCCGCCCGAGCCCACCTCGGCGCACCGCCAGGTGCTCTATGTGGAAGACGAGCCGCTCAACGTGCTGCTGATGCAGGAGGTGTTCAAGTCACGGCCCCAGTGGGACCTGCACATCGCCACAGACGGCCAGGGCGGCCTCGCGGCGGCCCGCGCTCAGCACCACGATCTGCTGCTGATCGACATGAACCTGCCCGACATGAACGGGCTGGAGCTGATCCGCGCGCTGCGCGCCGACCCGCGCACCTCGGGCCTGCAGTGCATCGCGCTCTCGGCCGACGCGATGCAGGCGCAGATCGACGCGGCACTCGCCGCCGGCTTCGACGGCTACTGGACGAAGCCGATCAACGTGGCGTCCATGCTGGAAGGCCTGGGCCAAGCCCTCGAAAAGTAG
- a CDS encoding Fe2+-dependent dioxygenase, with protein MLHHIQQVLNPDEVRTAREILARAPWGDGRVTAGVQSALAKNNEQLPQDCAEARALQEIVLRGLNRHAIFFSAALPKKVFPPLFNRYGGAANAFGNHVDNAIRYVPGSPSGERVRTDISCTLFFADPDGYDGGELVIEDTYGSKRVKLPAGDMVLYPGTSVHRVEPVTRGHRIGSFFWIESMVRSDEQRRLLFDMDQHLMSLRSRHGEDDPAVIGLTGTYHNLLRAWADA; from the coding sequence ATGCTCCACCACATCCAGCAGGTCCTGAATCCCGACGAAGTCCGCACTGCCCGTGAGATCCTCGCGCGCGCACCCTGGGGTGATGGCCGGGTGACCGCTGGGGTGCAATCGGCCCTCGCCAAGAACAACGAGCAGCTGCCGCAGGACTGCGCCGAAGCCCGCGCGCTGCAGGAGATCGTGCTGCGCGGCCTCAACCGCCACGCGATCTTCTTCTCGGCGGCGCTGCCGAAGAAGGTCTTCCCGCCGCTCTTCAACCGCTATGGCGGCGCGGCCAACGCCTTCGGCAACCACGTCGACAACGCCATCCGCTACGTGCCGGGCTCGCCGTCGGGCGAACGCGTGCGCACCGACATCAGCTGCACCCTCTTCTTCGCCGACCCCGACGGGTACGACGGCGGCGAGCTGGTGATCGAAGACACCTACGGCAGCAAGCGCGTGAAGCTGCCGGCCGGCGACATGGTGCTCTACCCCGGCACCAGCGTGCACCGCGTCGAGCCGGTGACCCGCGGCCACCGCATCGGCAGCTTCTTCTGGATCGAGAGCATGGTGCGCAGTGACGAGCAGCGCCGCCTGCTGTTCGACATGGACCAGCACCTGATGAGCCTGCGCTCGCGCCACGGCGAAGACGACCCCGCCGTGATCGGCCTCACCGGCACGTACCACAACCTCCTGCGCGCCTGGGCCGACGCCTGA
- the uvrA gene encoding excinuclease ABC subunit UvrA: protein MPARRPPTSPEASIEAPMLRVRGARTHNLKNIDLDIPRNQLVVITGLSGSGKSSLAFDTLYAEGQRRYVESLSAYARQFLQLMDKPDVDVIEGLSPAISIEQKATSHNPRSTVGTVTEIHDYLRLLYARAGTPFCPNHNLPLQAQSVSQMVDTALALPEGTKLMVLAPVVRDRKGEFADAFADWQAQGYVRFRIDGTTYDATDVPKLKKAEKHDIDIVVDRVKVQDGLQQRLAESFEAALRNAEGRAIALEMDSGKEHLFSNRFACPVCSYSLSELEPRLFSFNSPVGACPSCDGLGQVTAFDAERVVAFPSLSLASGAVKGWDRRNGYTFSLLESVAKHYKFDIDTPFEELPKKAREVLLYGSGEEEISFTYEADGPKGKTRSVKRKHPFEGIIPTLERRYKETDSAAVREDLARYQAAKPCPACEGTRLRTEARHVFLQGEGDAQGEPIYRIEHQTLRECLAYFEQLKLKGAKAEIADKVIREIRSRLKFLNDVGLNYLSLDRSADTLSGGEAQRIRLASQIGSGLTGVMYVLDEPSIGLHQRDNDRLIGTLRHLRDIGNSVLVVEHDEDAIRAADYVVDMGPGAGVHGGQVIAQGTPADVAASAESLTGRYLAGVLKIPVPKKRRRIEDMAEPQVLRIVNARGNNLKGVTAEIPVGLLTCVTGVSGSGKSTLVNDTLYAAVARNLYNSHAEPEPHDAIEGLDLFDKVISVDQSPIGRTPRSNPATYTGLFTPIRELFAEVPTARERGYGPGRFSFNVAGGRCEACQGDGVLKVEMHFLPDVYVPCDVCQGARYNRETLEVLYKGKNITEVLNLTVEDAHAYFNAVPNIARKLQTLLDVGLGYIRLGQSATTLSGGEAQRVKLALELSKRDTGRTLYILDEPTTGLHFADIDLLLKVLHQLRDAGNTIVVIEHNLDVIKTADWLIDMGPEGGAGGGTVVAAGTPEDVAANPASHTGHYLKPLLR, encoded by the coding sequence ATGCCCGCCCGCCGCCCCCCCACTTCGCCTGAAGCCTCGATCGAGGCCCCGATGCTGCGGGTGCGTGGCGCCCGCACCCACAACCTCAAGAACATCGACCTCGACATCCCGCGCAACCAGCTGGTGGTGATCACCGGGCTGTCGGGCTCGGGCAAGTCGAGCCTCGCGTTCGACACGCTTTATGCCGAAGGCCAGCGGCGCTACGTCGAGAGCCTCTCCGCGTATGCGCGGCAGTTCCTGCAGCTGATGGACAAGCCCGACGTCGACGTGATCGAAGGCCTGTCGCCGGCGATCAGCATCGAGCAGAAGGCGACGAGCCACAACCCGCGCTCGACGGTCGGCACCGTCACCGAGATCCACGACTACCTGCGCCTGCTCTACGCACGCGCCGGCACGCCCTTCTGCCCCAACCACAACCTGCCGCTGCAGGCGCAGAGCGTGAGCCAGATGGTCGACACCGCACTTGCGTTGCCCGAGGGCACCAAGCTGATGGTGCTGGCCCCGGTGGTGCGCGACCGCAAGGGCGAGTTCGCCGACGCGTTTGCCGACTGGCAGGCCCAGGGCTACGTGCGCTTCCGCATCGACGGCACGACCTACGACGCGACCGACGTGCCCAAGCTCAAGAAGGCCGAGAAGCACGACATCGACATCGTGGTCGACCGCGTGAAGGTGCAGGACGGCCTGCAACAGCGCCTGGCCGAAAGCTTCGAAGCCGCGCTGCGCAACGCCGAAGGCCGCGCGATCGCGCTCGAGATGGACAGCGGCAAGGAGCACCTCTTCTCCAACCGCTTCGCCTGCCCCGTCTGCAGCTACAGCCTGAGCGAACTGGAGCCGCGCCTCTTCTCGTTCAATTCGCCGGTGGGCGCCTGCCCGAGCTGCGACGGCCTGGGCCAGGTGACGGCGTTCGACGCGGAACGTGTGGTCGCCTTCCCGTCGCTCAGCCTCGCCAGCGGCGCGGTGAAAGGCTGGGACCGCCGCAACGGCTACACCTTCTCGCTGCTTGAGAGCGTGGCCAAGCACTACAAGTTCGACATCGACACGCCCTTCGAAGAGCTGCCGAAGAAGGCACGCGAGGTGCTGCTGTACGGCTCGGGCGAGGAAGAGATCAGCTTCACCTACGAGGCCGACGGCCCCAAGGGCAAGACGCGCAGCGTCAAGCGCAAGCACCCCTTCGAAGGGATCATCCCGACGCTGGAGCGGCGCTACAAGGAGACCGACTCCGCCGCGGTGCGCGAGGACCTCGCGCGCTACCAGGCGGCCAAGCCCTGCCCCGCCTGCGAAGGCACGCGCCTGCGCACCGAGGCGCGCCATGTGTTCCTGCAAGGTGAAGGCGATGCCCAGGGGGAGCCGATCTACCGCATCGAGCACCAGACGCTGCGCGAATGCCTCGCCTACTTCGAGCAGCTGAAGCTGAAGGGCGCGAAAGCCGAGATCGCCGACAAGGTGATCCGCGAGATCCGCTCGCGCCTCAAGTTCCTCAACGACGTCGGCCTCAACTACCTGAGCCTGGACCGCAGCGCCGACACGCTCTCGGGCGGCGAAGCGCAGCGCATCCGCCTCGCCTCGCAGATCGGCTCGGGCCTGACCGGCGTGATGTACGTGCTCGACGAACCGAGCATCGGCCTGCACCAGCGCGACAACGACCGCCTCATCGGCACCCTGCGCCACCTGCGCGACATCGGCAACTCGGTGCTCGTCGTCGAGCATGACGAAGACGCGATCCGCGCCGCCGACTACGTGGTCGACATGGGCCCCGGCGCCGGCGTGCACGGCGGCCAGGTCATTGCGCAGGGCACGCCGGCCGACGTGGCCGCGAGCGCCGAGTCGCTCACCGGCCGCTACCTCGCCGGCGTGCTGAAGATTCCGGTGCCGAAGAAACGCCGCCGCATCGAGGACATGGCGGAACCCCAGGTGCTGCGCATCGTCAACGCGCGCGGCAACAACCTGAAGGGCGTCACCGCCGAGATCCCGGTCGGCCTGCTGACCTGCGTGACGGGCGTGTCGGGCTCGGGCAAGTCGACGCTCGTCAACGACACCTTGTACGCCGCTGTGGCGCGCAACCTGTACAACAGCCACGCCGAGCCGGAGCCGCATGACGCCATCGAAGGGCTGGACCTCTTCGACAAGGTAATCAGCGTCGACCAGAGCCCGATCGGGCGAACACCGCGCAGCAACCCGGCCACCTACACCGGGCTCTTCACGCCCATCCGCGAGCTCTTTGCCGAAGTGCCCACCGCCCGCGAGCGTGGCTATGGTCCGGGGCGCTTCAGCTTCAACGTGGCCGGCGGCCGCTGCGAGGCCTGCCAGGGCGACGGCGTGCTGAAGGTGGAGATGCACTTCCTGCCCGACGTCTACGTGCCGTGCGACGTGTGCCAGGGCGCGCGCTACAACCGCGAGACGCTCGAAGTCCTCTACAAGGGCAAGAACATCACCGAGGTGCTCAACCTCACCGTCGAAGACGCGCACGCGTACTTCAACGCCGTGCCGAACATCGCACGCAAGCTGCAGACGCTGCTCGACGTGGGCCTGGGCTACATCCGCCTCGGCCAGAGCGCGACCACGCTCTCGGGTGGCGAAGCGCAGCGCGTGAAGCTCGCGCTCGAGCTCAGCAAGCGCGACACCGGCCGCACGCTCTACATCCTCGACGAACCCACCACCGGCCTGCACTTCGCCGACATCGACCTGCTGCTCAAGGTGCTGCACCAGCTGCGCGACGCGGGCAACACCATCGTGGTGATCGAGCACAACCTGGACGTGATCAAGACAGCTGACTGGTTGATCGACATGGGCCCCGAGGGCGGTGCCGGAGGCGGCACGGTGGTCGCGGCCGGCACGCCGGAAGACGTGGCGGCCAACCCGGCGAGCCACACCGGGCACTACCTGAAGCCGCTGTTGCGCTGA
- a CDS encoding cytochrome b/b6 domain-containing protein yields MKVWDLPVRALHLALIAGVAGAWLTSERWTHWHDGVGYAPLTVVLLRLVWGAVGGAYARFGEFVHGPRETGGYLAALLRGRAARHVGHNPLGGWMVLLLLGCVALTGLTGWLCTTDRYWGDETMFALHTTLAWTLVGLVALHVGGVLTMSLQHRENLVASMLHGRKREPREGDVS; encoded by the coding sequence ATGAAGGTCTGGGACCTCCCCGTCCGTGCCCTGCACCTGGCGCTGATCGCCGGTGTGGCGGGGGCCTGGCTCACCAGCGAGCGGTGGACGCATTGGCACGACGGCGTCGGCTACGCCCCGCTCACGGTGGTGCTGCTGCGGCTCGTGTGGGGTGCGGTGGGCGGTGCCTACGCGCGCTTCGGGGAGTTCGTGCACGGCCCGCGCGAGACCGGCGGCTACCTCGCGGCGCTGCTGCGCGGCCGCGCCGCGCGGCACGTCGGGCACAACCCGCTCGGCGGCTGGATGGTGCTGCTGCTGCTCGGCTGCGTGGCGCTCACCGGCCTCACCGGCTGGCTCTGCACGACCGACCGCTACTGGGGCGACGAGACCATGTTCGCGCTGCACACCACGCTGGCATGGACGCTCGTCGGCCTCGTCGCGCTGCACGTCGGCGGCGTGCTCACGATGAGCTTGCAGCACCGCGAAAACCTCGTCGCATCGATGCTCCACGGGCGAAAACGCGAGCCGCGCGAGGGCGACGTGAGCTGA
- a CDS encoding sigma-70 family RNA polymerase sigma factor — protein MSALEPTDDELMNAYARGDAAAFERLYARHQAGLYRFVRRLLGPALAAQADEVFQDTWLKVVNARMQWAPQGATFRTWLFTLAHHRVIDIWRRSGREVSVTTDDDTPWEPEGDAAWSQWPQARSPAPHSEELAFWRRAGERLLRCLDELPLAQRSAFLLHHDDELPLAEVARALEVGFETAKTRLRYAMSKLRVCMGAYLAPLQQGEAR, from the coding sequence ATGAGTGCGCTCGAACCGACCGACGACGAGCTGATGAACGCCTATGCGCGCGGCGACGCCGCGGCCTTCGAGCGCCTGTACGCACGCCACCAGGCCGGGCTGTACCGTTTCGTGCGGCGCCTGCTCGGCCCCGCGCTCGCGGCGCAGGCCGACGAGGTGTTCCAGGACACCTGGCTCAAGGTGGTCAACGCGCGCATGCAGTGGGCGCCGCAAGGCGCCACCTTCCGCACCTGGCTCTTCACGCTGGCGCACCACCGGGTGATCGACATCTGGCGACGCAGCGGCCGCGAGGTGTCGGTGACGACCGACGACGACACCCCCTGGGAGCCCGAGGGCGATGCCGCCTGGTCGCAGTGGCCACAGGCCAGGAGCCCGGCACCGCACAGCGAGGAGCTGGCGTTCTGGCGCCGCGCCGGCGAGCGGCTCTTGCGTTGCCTCGATGAACTGCCGCTGGCTCAGCGCAGTGCCTTCCTGCTGCACCACGACGACGAACTCCCGCTGGCCGAGGTCGCCCGCGCGCTCGAGGTCGGCTTCGAAACGGCGAAGACGCGCTTGCGTTACGCGATGAGCAAGCTGCGGGTCTGCATGGGCGCCTACCTCGCGCCATTGCAGCAAGGGGAAGCGCGATGA